One window of the Candidatus Chryseobacterium colombiense genome contains the following:
- a CDS encoding choice-of-anchor L domain-containing protein, whose amino-acid sequence MFSQKKGRTGTTTMPSSQSMKSGAFIDVNTSTYPESSYDIAQLIKDVLIKGGTACTNANITNVTVSPNLAASNQNRTWGFFNKGTTAFPFNKGIVLSTGYARNAGNSYIAGTLSNTFSTTGDVDLATALGVANNFNDATSIEFDFVPTANEVTFRYIFASEEYSSDYPCNFTDGFALLLKPNTPGSAYTNMAVLPGGAGPVSVTNIRPATQFGGGALACGPLNASYFAGYNTAAIETNFNGRTIPLTAKATVTPGQSYHFKMVLADWDDGSYDSSVFLEAGSFDIGVQILDPTGVQLPASINVCDNQPQTFNASVQNANATYQWYLNNNIIPGATSSSYTATLPGVYKVEVLVPGNTCPGTATITIVGGTSPTVQNATLTACYAAGNITYNLTSAQSSISTTAGATFSYYLNQADANAGNGNTIPTPTTFSSAGGQTIYVLVKNGFCSKVAQLQLVKAPQMIASIAPPPTLTCTTPQVTLNASASTYPTGSTFAWTTTGGTIVSGANTLSPVVSAAGVYTLTISNTFAPDNVTCTSVANVTVTGNSTPPTTTVTASKVLICSGESVTLTASGGTTYTWTGLPGTGNTQVVAPTTTTTYTVNAIGANGCASQTPATITIEVTQPITVQNATLLKCYEAGNITYDLTSAQTQITSTITGVTFAYYINQADAVAGNTNTIAVPTAFPSAGNQTIYVLVKNGGCSYVVNLLLLKTPVTTLTIATPQNITCTVSQITLNASSSVIPTGSTIAWTTTGGTIVSGANTLTPVVSAGGVYTLTVSNTSQPGNLNCTYTASVTVTENKVAPVATLTSSVVQICSGESVTLTAGGGATYNWGNGLTGNGSTQVVSPTTTTIYTVYAVGANGCISQNQASVTVVVGPPTAGISASKSKVCAGEPVTLLATGGVTYNWIGLTGNGNTQVVTPTTTTTYTVYALGGNGCSSVNPATITIEVVPAIVSTLEDVYACAGDSGIFDAGAGPNYTYLWSNGVTTQTMTTNIPGTYTVEISNGTCSKIFTAHLYNPNLPQFTNVVYDKGTFTLSATNPTGGVLEYSIDGGVTWQTSNVFYNVLKNTNYNLRVRIKDAKCSTPLEFFTFVVNNAITPNQDGINDKVDFSGISNYNNFAASIFDRYGAEVFKAGKSNTVWNGNIKNMNVPTGTYWYKVQWENPASKKLEQRSGWILLKNRN is encoded by the coding sequence ATGTTTTCTCAAAAAAAAGGGAGAACGGGAACTACTACCATGCCTAGTTCACAAAGTATGAAATCGGGGGCTTTTATTGATGTAAATACAAGTACCTACCCTGAATCAAGCTACGATATTGCCCAGCTCATAAAAGATGTACTTATAAAAGGAGGAACAGCATGTACTAATGCTAATATCACGAATGTTACCGTCTCTCCCAACCTCGCTGCTTCTAATCAAAACAGGACATGGGGTTTTTTTAATAAGGGAACTACAGCCTTTCCATTTAATAAAGGGATTGTGTTATCTACGGGATATGCAAGAAACGCAGGGAATTCATATATTGCAGGGACGTTAAGTAATACTTTTTCTACAACAGGAGATGTGGACTTAGCTACAGCTTTAGGAGTTGCCAATAATTTTAATGATGCTACCTCTATAGAATTTGATTTTGTGCCAACTGCTAATGAGGTTACCTTCAGATATATTTTTGCTTCTGAAGAATATTCTAGTGATTATCCGTGTAATTTCACAGATGGTTTCGCATTATTACTAAAACCTAACACTCCAGGATCTGCCTATACCAATATGGCTGTTTTGCCAGGAGGAGCTGGTCCTGTAAGTGTAACGAATATTCGTCCTGCTACTCAATTTGGAGGAGGCGCATTGGCCTGTGGACCTCTCAATGCTTCTTATTTTGCAGGATATAATACGGCGGCGATAGAAACCAATTTTAACGGAAGAACAATTCCTTTAACGGCAAAAGCTACCGTAACTCCGGGACAATCCTATCATTTTAAAATGGTACTGGCAGACTGGGATGATGGTTCATACGATTCATCGGTATTCTTAGAAGCAGGATCATTTGATATTGGAGTGCAAATTTTAGATCCTACCGGTGTACAGCTGCCGGCTTCTATTAATGTCTGCGATAACCAGCCACAGACGTTTAATGCTTCTGTTCAGAATGCCAATGCAACCTATCAATGGTATCTAAATAATAATATTATTCCGGGGGCTACTTCAAGTTCTTATACGGCAACGTTACCCGGAGTATATAAAGTGGAAGTTCTGGTACCTGGAAATACATGTCCGGGAACAGCAACCATTACGATTGTGGGAGGAACTTCACCAACTGTTCAGAATGCTACTTTAACGGCTTGTTATGCTGCCGGAAATATAACTTATAACCTGACTTCGGCTCAATCGTCCATCAGTACGACAGCTGGGGCTACTTTTTCATATTATTTAAACCAGGCAGATGCTAATGCCGGAAATGGAAATACAATACCTACTCCTACAACTTTTTCAAGTGCGGGAGGGCAAACAATTTATGTGCTGGTTAAAAATGGATTCTGCTCTAAGGTAGCACAACTACAGTTGGTTAAAGCTCCTCAGATGATAGCTTCCATTGCTCCGCCTCCAACCTTAACATGTACTACACCTCAGGTTACTTTAAATGCTTCAGCATCTACTTATCCCACAGGTTCTACATTTGCCTGGACGACTACTGGAGGAACAATAGTATCAGGAGCGAATACGTTATCTCCGGTTGTAAGTGCAGCAGGAGTTTATACATTAACTATTTCCAATACATTTGCTCCGGATAATGTAACATGTACTTCCGTGGCTAATGTAACGGTAACGGGGAATAGTACACCTCCTACAACAACTGTAACAGCTTCAAAAGTGTTGATTTGTTCTGGTGAGAGTGTAACTTTAACGGCTTCAGGAGGGACTACTTATACTTGGACGGGTTTGCCTGGAACAGGGAATACCCAAGTTGTTGCTCCTACAACTACAACAACTTATACGGTAAACGCAATTGGTGCCAATGGATGTGCTTCACAAACTCCTGCAACCATTACCATTGAAGTGACTCAGCCAATAACCGTGCAAAATGCAACATTGCTTAAATGTTATGAAGCAGGAAATATAACTTATGATTTAACTTCTGCACAAACTCAAATAACATCTACAATAACAGGAGTTACTTTTGCTTATTATATAAATCAGGCAGATGCTGTTGCGGGGAATACAAATACAATCGCTGTTCCTACTGCTTTCCCAAGTGCAGGAAATCAGACAATATATGTGTTGGTTAAAAATGGAGGATGTAGCTATGTAGTTAATTTATTGTTGTTAAAAACTCCGGTAACTACCTTAACAATTGCAACACCTCAAAATATTACATGTACCGTATCACAAATAACCTTAAATGCTTCATCTTCAGTTATTCCTACCGGATCTACTATTGCATGGACGACTACAGGAGGAACTATTGTTTCGGGAGCCAATACCTTGACTCCGGTTGTGAGTGCAGGAGGAGTGTACACTCTGACCGTTTCGAACACATCACAGCCTGGAAATTTAAATTGTACCTATACGGCAAGTGTTACCGTAACAGAAAATAAAGTTGCCCCAGTTGCGACTTTGACATCATCTGTAGTTCAGATATGCTCAGGTGAGTCCGTTACTCTTACTGCTGGTGGCGGAGCGACATATAATTGGGGAAATGGTCTTACGGGAAATGGAAGTACTCAGGTTGTTTCACCAACTACAACAACAATATATACTGTATATGCAGTGGGAGCAAATGGATGTATTTCTCAGAATCAGGCTTCGGTGACTGTAGTTGTGGGACCTCCTACAGCAGGAATTTCGGCTTCCAAATCAAAAGTATGTGCAGGAGAACCAGTTACTCTGTTAGCGACAGGAGGGGTTACTTATAATTGGATAGGTTTAACAGGGAATGGAAATACACAGGTAGTTACTCCTACAACTACGACTACTTACACAGTATATGCTTTGGGAGGAAATGGATGTTCATCTGTTAATCCGGCGACGATAACAATAGAAGTAGTTCCTGCCATTGTTTCAACATTAGAAGATGTATATGCTTGTGCTGGAGATTCCGGTATTTTTGATGCAGGAGCGGGTCCAAACTATACTTATTTATGGAGTAATGGAGTTACTACCCAAACGATGACAACAAATATTCCGGGAACTTATACTGTTGAAATCAGTAATGGTACTTGTTCAAAAATATTTACGGCCCATCTGTATAATCCGAATCTGCCTCAATTTACCAATGTGGTATATGATAAGGGAACTTTTACTTTATCCGCAACAAATCCTACAGGAGGCGTATTAGAATATTCCATTGACGGAGGCGTAACCTGGCAGACTTCAAATGTATTTTATAATGTCTTAAAAAATACAAACTATAATTTAAGAGTAAGGATAAAAGATGCAAAATGTAGTACGCCTTTAGAGTTCTTTACTTTTGTTGTTAACAATGCTATTACTCCAAATCAGGATGGAATAAATGACAAAGTTGATTTTTCTGGAATAAGCAATTACAATAATTTTGCAGCATCTATTTTTGACAGGTATGGAGCAGAAGTCTTTAAAGCAGGCAAGTCTAATACAGTCTGGAATGGTAATATTAAAAATATGAATGTTCCGACAGGAACATACTGGTATAAAGTACAATGGGAAAACCCGGCAAGCAAAAAACTTGAACAGCGAAGTGGCTGGATTTTACTTAAAAACAGAAACTAG
- a CDS encoding choice-of-anchor L domain-containing protein, which yields MRRYLLAFSFLLSTNLLFSQAEQTRKVPKPNTGLAKKQGSFIDVNTPTYAASSFNITQLVKDVLISSGTNSCVTPQVSNVQVNPNLPASNEDRAWGYFNRGTTNFPFKDGIVLVTGKAKNTGNNYIDVNSPLSDIVGTLSDPDLVAATNPTKALKDAVILEFDFIPTSTQVKFNYLFASEEYTGTFPCSYSDAFALLLRPIAGGPYQNMAVLPGSAGPVSVTNIRPAVQFNGSPIGCGAVNATYFGGYNTTNIETNFNGRTIPLTATATVVAGQAYHFKMVIADAGDTAYDSAVFLEGGSFNIGVELLDPSGATLPEQINVCDNAPQVITASVSDPNVNYKWYYSNGTTTTVIPGATTNSITAVQPGTYTVEVTYPGSPCPGTASIIINGGTTPSAQDATLLFCATPDVPNFDLNFSKPLISTTPGAIFHFYVNQADALAQNNNYIQDPYHFNGTDGQILYVVVSNGGFCSKMVKLTLAKETTPVATLTTSKLKICPGDSVVLTATGGTTYHWSNFSGTGATQTVTLDHTTTFEVYAVGAKGCTSTLPAKITVEVVPEIVTALKDVETCIGDRVTLDAGTGPNYSYLWSTGESTQTISVDKLGIYSVVIDNGYCKRTFTAKVLAAASPFITALNYDNNNTLTVTANNPPINNIPTTLEYSIDGINWQTSNVFSGLTNNTNYTVYVKTQGRSCQNSVDFFTLHINNIITPNQDGINDVLDLSSLGDFDNFTGSVYDRYGVEIFRFTKQNPIWNGTVGGKRLPTATYWYKFNFQYPKSKVQMNSSGWIMLKNRE from the coding sequence ATGAGGAGATATTTACTAGCTTTTTCTTTTCTTTTATCCACTAATCTTTTATTCTCGCAAGCGGAGCAAACACGAAAGGTTCCTAAGCCAAATACCGGACTGGCCAAAAAGCAAGGTTCCTTTATTGATGTAAATACGCCTACGTATGCTGCATCGAGCTTTAATATTACTCAATTGGTTAAAGATGTATTAATATCTTCCGGAACCAATTCTTGTGTGACGCCTCAGGTCTCGAATGTTCAGGTAAATCCGAATTTACCGGCAAGTAACGAAGATAGAGCATGGGGGTATTTTAATAGAGGTACAACCAATTTTCCCTTTAAAGATGGAATTGTATTAGTAACAGGTAAAGCAAAGAATACAGGAAATAATTATATAGATGTAAACAGTCCGCTAAGTGATATAGTAGGAACGTTAAGTGATCCTGATCTGGTAGCTGCAACAAACCCTACTAAAGCTTTAAAAGATGCTGTGATTCTTGAATTTGATTTTATTCCGACCTCCACACAAGTAAAATTTAATTATCTTTTTGCTTCTGAAGAATATACAGGAACATTCCCTTGTAGCTATTCAGATGCATTTGCATTATTACTTAGACCTATAGCTGGAGGGCCTTATCAGAATATGGCTGTTCTTCCTGGAAGTGCAGGTCCGGTAAGTGTAACCAATATCCGTCCGGCTGTTCAGTTTAATGGAAGTCCGATAGGATGTGGAGCTGTAAATGCGACCTATTTTGGAGGATATAACACCACTAATATTGAAACTAATTTTAACGGTAGAACCATTCCTCTTACAGCGACTGCAACAGTAGTGGCAGGACAGGCTTATCACTTCAAAATGGTAATTGCTGATGCGGGTGATACAGCATATGACTCCGCGGTTTTTTTAGAAGGAGGTTCATTTAATATCGGGGTAGAATTGTTGGATCCAAGTGGGGCTACTTTACCAGAACAAATTAATGTTTGTGATAATGCGCCTCAGGTGATTACAGCTTCTGTAAGTGATCCGAATGTTAATTATAAATGGTACTACAGTAATGGAACTACGACTACGGTTATACCCGGAGCTACAACAAATTCTATTACTGCAGTTCAGCCCGGAACTTATACTGTAGAAGTAACTTATCCGGGAAGTCCTTGTCCGGGAACAGCTTCTATTATTATTAATGGAGGAACCACGCCTTCAGCACAAGATGCTACTTTGCTCTTCTGTGCTACTCCGGATGTTCCTAATTTTGACTTAAACTTTTCAAAACCATTAATTAGTACTACACCGGGTGCGATATTCCATTTTTATGTAAACCAGGCGGATGCACTGGCTCAAAATAATAATTATATCCAGGATCCATATCATTTTAATGGAACTGACGGACAAATTCTTTATGTTGTAGTTTCAAACGGTGGTTTCTGTAGTAAAATGGTAAAACTGACCCTTGCAAAAGAAACAACACCTGTTGCAACTTTAACGACTTCAAAATTAAAGATTTGCCCGGGAGATTCAGTAGTTTTAACAGCTACAGGAGGAACGACTTATCATTGGAGTAATTTTTCAGGGACAGGAGCAACCCAGACAGTGACATTAGATCATACAACAACGTTTGAAGTATATGCGGTAGGAGCTAAAGGTTGTACCTCTACGTTACCTGCAAAAATTACAGTTGAAGTTGTTCCCGAAATTGTTACAGCCTTGAAAGATGTTGAGACATGTATTGGAGACAGAGTTACTTTAGATGCCGGAACAGGACCTAATTATAGTTACTTATGGAGTACAGGCGAATCTACGCAGACTATAAGTGTTGATAAACTTGGAATTTATTCAGTAGTTATTGATAATGGATATTGTAAGAGAACTTTCACGGCAAAAGTATTGGCGGCGGCTTCTCCTTTTATTACGGCTCTGAATTATGATAACAATAATACACTTACTGTAACGGCTAATAATCCTCCGATTAATAACATTCCTACCACTTTAGAATACTCTATTGATGGAATTAATTGGCAGACTTCAAATGTATTCAGTGGATTGACTAATAATACTAACTATACAGTCTATGTAAAAACGCAGGGAAGAAGCTGTCAGAATTCAGTAGATTTCTTCACACTGCATATCAACAATATCATTACTCCGAATCAGGATGGTATTAATGATGTTCTTGACCTTTCTTCTTTAGGAGACTTTGATAATTTTACAGGCTCTGTTTATGACAGATATGGAGTTGAAATATTTAGATTTACAAAACAAAACCCAATCTGGAATGGTACTGTAGGAGGGAAAAGATTACCTACCGCTACGTACTGGTATAAATTTAATTTCCAGTATCCAAAATCAAAAGTACAGATGAACAGTTCTGGATGGATCATGCTGAAAAATAGAGAATAA
- the rsmA gene encoding 16S rRNA (adenine(1518)-N(6)/adenine(1519)-N(6))-dimethyltransferase RsmA, whose protein sequence is MSVKAKKHLGQHFLTDENIARKIVEGLSFENYNKVMEVGPGMGVLTKYLLEKDQHIYLAEIDKESIEYLKNNYSKINEETFVGDFLKQDFQFTNGEQIAIIGNFPYNISSQILFQIIDHYELIPEMVGMFQKEVAERTAAVPRTKDYGILTVLVQAYYDTSYLFTVHENVFNPPPKVKSGVIRLTRNPKEGLAGNEILFKQIVKAGFNQRRKKLSNALKVLNIPEALKTHEFLDKRAEELSVSDFISFTQLWKENQ, encoded by the coding sequence TTGAGTGTAAAAGCAAAAAAGCATCTTGGTCAACACTTTTTGACGGATGAAAACATCGCAAGAAAAATCGTAGAAGGTCTTAGTTTTGAGAACTATAATAAAGTAATGGAAGTGGGTCCCGGAATGGGGGTTCTTACCAAATATCTTTTGGAAAAAGATCAGCATATCTATCTTGCAGAAATTGACAAAGAATCAATTGAATATTTAAAAAACAATTATTCTAAAATAAACGAAGAAACTTTTGTAGGAGATTTCCTGAAGCAGGATTTCCAATTTACCAACGGAGAACAGATTGCTATTATTGGGAATTTCCCTTATAATATTTCATCCCAGATTTTATTTCAGATCATAGATCATTATGAACTGATTCCTGAAATGGTGGGAATGTTCCAAAAAGAGGTTGCTGAAAGGACTGCTGCTGTTCCGAGGACGAAAGATTACGGAATTTTAACGGTTTTAGTCCAGGCTTATTATGATACTTCATATCTGTTTACCGTTCACGAAAATGTGTTTAATCCGCCTCCCAAAGTAAAATCAGGAGTTATCAGATTAACAAGAAATCCCAAAGAAGGATTAGCCGGAAACGAAATTCTTTTTAAGCAGATTGTGAAGGCAGGGTTTAACCAGAGAAGAAAAAAACTCTCGAATGCCTTGAAAGTACTGAATATCCCGGAAGCTTTAAAGACTCATGAATTTTTAGATAAAAGAGCGGAAGAACTGAGTGTTTCAGATTTCATTTCATTTACTCAGCTCTGGAAAGAAAATCAATAA